A segment of the Amia ocellicauda isolate fAmiCal2 chromosome 5, fAmiCal2.hap1, whole genome shotgun sequence genome:
GTGCAGTTCCTCGTGCTCGGTGGTAAACTGTTGCAGATCTGCTTCCAGCTTTCTTTTCAGACTGGTCACGCACTGGAACTGCAATCAGGTCAACTTTTTATATTGATTCTCAGTCCATTAAAAGAGCTATACTGTATGTTGtatctctcacactcactctctcgctGAATGTTTTCATAGCTGTAAACTGATACATCATGGTAGGGGGTTTGTTTTCTCAGCAGTCCTGGGTGGGGGGGCAGTCAGTAATTGCCATCTGTATTACACATCTTTATATGGCCCCATATGATGCTACAGGGGTACATATTTAAACCTTTCTGGCCATTTATATGAGTAATACTGTTTCAACTTTGTCCAGTCCTTGGAGGCCTGCCTATTAACAGTGTGTCATGTGACAGGAAGCGGCTAACAGGAcctttgaaagagtttgaaAAGAAAATAGAGACACCAAGAGCTTTAGTGCAAAAGCAGGACTCTTTGGCTAAACTGGGATGTCAGGTCACCCTGAGTATAAACACCCGAGTTATTTTCAATAGGTGGCATACACTTTAAATGCTAATGAAGAATAATAATAGCACCTTCCAAGCCCAGAAACCCAAAGCACTTCAAATAAGGTAAATCTGAAGCTTTTTCAATCAGAGGCACCGAGCCGCATCACCCTCTCACCTGACTGTTCATTTCGTTGTACTTCTCAGTCATTTCGATGAGCTCCTGCTCCAGGATCTTGCGGGCACGCTCAGTGGCGTCGAGGCCGGTCCGGGACTCTTCTACCTCGGTGGCCAGGAGGTTACAGCGGCGCTCCACCAGGCTGTGCTGCTCCCTCAGCTCCTCCTGCTGTCGGGATTCGTCCTCCATCTGGGCCTGCATGTCCTGAGGGAAGAGCAGACCTTCATAAAGCACTCACAACCAGGGGCGTTCCACGCACTTCCCGCAGGGCCACAGGACGATCTTGCTTGCGTTCCAATTGCAGTTACTGGGTTCCAAAGTCAAGTTCATTATGTTCTGATTCAGGGTTATTTAGGATTGTACTGTCGTTTACTCAGGTTACAGTTAATCATGTAATTAGACTAGTAATTGAGAGCTAGGCTGGAACAAAGGCCAAATGACAGAGGATTTTTACATGACCAGTATTATCCACCTCACCTATAAACTAATATATCTACTGCTGTTTTTGTAGTTTCAGATTCAGTAGCTCACATTTAATGTCCAAATCAAGTTTACACGACCCATCTTTAACTCAAAAGCAGGCAGAATGTGTATTTAAACTAAAAATCCTGATCAATATGTGATTAAACCTGTGCCAAATAGTTCATATCTATGTTTATAGTATTTTCCTTGCGTTTATAGAAACATGACCATGTATTATTTTTCCACTGAATATTTTTCTGAAAttagtacaaaaacaaacaaaacaaaaacaactctgGATTGAGTAACGGATGAACAAAAGGGTCCTTTCTGTGCCAGACATAGCAAGCACACAAGCTGTGATACACTATAAATCCAGCAGATGGCAATAAAATTGTGCAAAAAGCTGTACAAGTGGAGCCATGCTGAAAGTTCATTTGGGGTCTGCAAAATCCTTAGATAGCATTTTAACCCATTTAAATGTCATGCATTATTTATACAGTGTTCCTTACTAAACTGAGTGTGACAACCACTGTAATAAACCTCTTTTACTTATTAATATTTCAAAACCTCCCCTACCTCCCACCCCTACTTTATCAGTAATGGATTGGTATTAGGATAGCTACTTGATGAAAATACATAATACTAAATTTATGCTGAGTGCATCTGGCTCTGGTTTATATAAGGATCCTCCAATTTCAAATTCCAAGGATACGAGCACATTGGGAACTTCTGGCCAACAAAGATTACGGCCCATTTAAATGCTCAGGCTCTTGTGTCATTTGAAAACACGTGTGAATGTGGcttgaatgtaaaaaaaactgaaatcctTAGTATAGATATCCATTTAATTTTTCCATCAGACACTTTCAAAATGTCAAGTAAGATACCCATAAAAGGTGCTGTGgctgatttgaaaaaaaaaaaactgtattaaaaCGGCTTCAGAAAGGGGCAGATCTTAAGTatcaggagttttttgttttgtctgtaaaCTGACAAATTCAGACTTTCTCCTCCCAGATTTACCTTTATCTGCTGCTGCATTTTCTTGATGGTCTTCAGCAGCTCCCCGTTGTTCTTGGTGACCAAGTCCAGCTGGATCTCCAGCTCATTGATGTCTCCTTCCAGCTTCTTCTTCATTCGCACTGCCTCTGTACGACCTTTGACCTCTGTATCGAGACTGGCCTGCAGGGACTCCAAAGCCCTTTGATGGCTCTTCCTGGGCAGTACAGAGGTACAGCAGAGTGTCATGAACGTTTCCAGAAGCTACTTAACCACATTCAGAGGACTGCTGCCATTGCCATAACCTAACTGACATGGTAAAGCCATACTTTGACTGATGAGGACTTAATTTTAATATGACCTGCTTCTCTTCATAGAGGTTTCCCCATCTGCCTTGTGTGTCCTTCTCATAATCCATACATGTAACCATCATCTAAACTGATGTGCTGATAAATTATTACTTTGGTCTTATTTGACTTGACATTACTGCTTGCCAGACTGCAGACTGCTTGTCTTGTGTGGGCACAGCCAAAGCACGGCTCAGTGATTGCATCTGACAAAGTAAAATGTTGATAGAGTGCAATATTGACATGGGCCTCCATTAAACCTGCAAACTGATATTGTTTGCTCTTTGTAGACACTTTAACAGAGAACATATGCTTTCATTAGAGATAGAAATACAATTTACTGTATGAGCTTCTGACTGATTCAAATGGGATAGCTAGAAATGTTGTTTCCCATGGTATTTACCTGTAACATGCACAAGACAGAAACAATGTTAATAGTTCCAGAAGCTAGTGTGAGAAGTGTCTTGACCCTCAGTCAAGCGCGAAACTTCAATAATGTGTTGCTGTGTTTAGAGTTTCAATCTTTCAGTACCATCAAATATAATCATTTAAATGGAGTAATATTAAAGGCCAGGGGGATTTTGGCTTGTGAATGACTGTGATCACAGAGTAAAGCAATTCTCATGTATTATTCAATACTGTCCATTGAAAAGGACATGAATGTGTTGTGATACaacagaaacatttaaatacagctgtttgaaatgcaaattataGTTCCAACCATCTGCACATTTTACCCCACATTCATTTCACTAAACTTAAGTATTCTATTACAATCACTACTGTAGCAAAATAATCACTTGGCTTTTACAATTTCAAAAGTAAGCTCTATCAGCACTGCTTTTACCTGCTGAATACTACTTAgcagtcatttttttttaattataaatgtatttatttcagcgTAAGGAGCTCAACTGCTGAAATTCATTTTTCTACCTGACCAACTGCAAGAAGAaggaatttaaaataattcccAAATGCAGTCGAGGTATGGACTCACCATGAAACCAAAGAGTTACCTTGTATTAGTGAAGACAGGAAAGCAGGGaagcaggaaaaaataaaatgagccCGTGTTAAATGAGAAATAAGCAGAAATAAGAACAACAGGTTTGAAGTGTTTGCAAAAAACTGTGATCATGCTGAATAGTAACTGTAATTAAACACATCGTTGCAGACCTAGCAACTACACTTTAGCTTTAAACTTTTAATCAGCTTATTTTCTACTGTATTATTTTACGGTTTTGCTCCTTCTGTTTCCAGCCTTGTGAATCATCATTTCACATATTTCACATCAGCTCTTCACAGTAGTACTGCAGGCAACAGATCTTACTGGAAATTACAAATGGCAAATATTTTCTGACAGCAGCTCCTTGCCAGAAATACAGCATCTCATTTTGATCCACGTTTCTTATTACAGATGAAGAAATGGATTCAATGTCAGTGGCAGGTAATGATAATGGCCAGTGCACGTTAAAACTACACCATTAGTTGGATATGTTGCAATAAAGAATAAAGGGATAATAAAGTACCTAGACGCTTCAGcctcttcctccttctcctGCAGTCGGCGATCTAAATCTGACTTTGCCTGCGATAATTCCATCTGCAGACGGACCACTTTGGTTTCTTCAGCCTGAAAATGAGAAAGAACGAGTGTAATGACACGTAGCAGAAATCTTATGATGTCAGCTCTTTTGgtattgttttcctttcatgACTCTGCTGCAGTGCTGAAGTTCAAAATCCCAGGAAAATACCTAACACCTGgttttaaagagaaaaaaacgtCTTGCATTTTATATCAGTGATACAGCGTTATACTTTAACATGTGTCAGTATTGCATAAATAACACTCCTGTATTTTTCCTTCCGTAGCTCAAAGTGTTTACAACTGTTTACAGTAAAAGTTAGACGTCAATATCacagatttttaatttaatttaatttaatttaatttaattttgatggAGTAGGCAACTGCCTCTGGTGTAAGAATAATAtttgaaacaaaaatagaaCTGCACTGGCTTTTCTATTCCCTATGACATCATGGCCTTTTACTGCTAAGTTAGCAGTTCTGGGTTGTGGTCTATAGTAATAAAGCAAAACACTAAGACTGTCTTAagcacttttacattttttgaatCAACCCTGAACAAACTTGTTCCTCTTCAATCCTTGATGTCTGCTTGAAAGATAGAAAACCCACTATTTGATTCACTTATTATTACTCTTGTTTTCAGCTATGAAATGTTATCTGtcacaaaacaacagcagacaTTACTCAGCAGGAGCAAATTTACACCAGCTTACAGGGTTCACCTGAGCCGGTcagaaaattaaaatccaaTGACAGTCGGAAgggtttaattatttaaaataaatattctggAACATCGCTGAAATTCCAAAACCAAAAAGACAGTTTGGCAAGATCCATCTAGTGATTCAAAAGCTGGCTTTTCACTCAGGAATGAATGTGCTACACAGCTCCCTCCCCTTATTATTCCAGTTATATCCATGGCACATTCTCGTGATGGCAAAAAGCAATAAATCCTAGTTTTGTGTGAGGTTACAAAATATTGCCAACAGCAACAGTTGGTAAACTGGCATGCAGAACTAATATTGTCTCCCTTGTAGGTTGTCTGCGTTAATCAGCCCTGGGGGGGAGAAAGGAAGTCAAACAAAGTGCCGTCACATTAACTTTGTAGGAGAGAACAAGACAGTTGACTGCTCCGGCCTTATCAGGGTCGGGGTCATCTTCAGTCCAATTATTCCATGCTAATTAAGACCAAGGGTGAGGTGAGGATTCTTATCAGCACTCAGCACACAGCTTCGGTACACCAGCACTCCCTCATTTGATAAACAATCTGACCGATAAAGTGCAAAAGGCAGCACATTAATGTTCATGAAGTATGCAGTTAATGTCTGGAAAATTTGTATTCAcaacaaaaagtaaacaaagcTGTGCTTGTAAAAGTTGATTGTGCTGCAAAAGAGTTGAAAGTTTACTGTTCCATAAAAGTGAAAAGTATCTGCAGGATTTAATGAAGATATAGGCTCTGTATGGATTCGTGAATCCTGCACTAGACACCAAATCGAGCCAAAATTAAGGTGCGAGAGAAGTGGTATTAAAAAAGTTGTGCAATACCTCCAGGGCAGCCTCAGACTCCTCCAACGAGGCCTGCAGCTCCTCTTTCTCCATCTCGAGCTTCTTCTTGGATTTCTGCAGCTCGTGCACACTCTTCCCCCCCTCGCCAAGCTGGTCACTGAGGTCAGTAATCTCCTCTGAAACGACCAGACAAATTCTCTTTGGTAACAAATAACAGATGACAAATGATTGAATTGTTTATATGTTGCATATGTATAACGTATGTCAGCACATTGACCCGGTTAGGataattttaaatcaatatatgtatacataaataccTGTACAATTACCTTTTTTATACATGGTAAAacttttgtaagtcgccctggacaagggcgtctgctaagatataaataataataataataataataataataataataataataataataataattattattattattaatacaaatctGGACCAAGGTAAAACAGCTCTGCACATTTACAGTGAAAAAGAATCACCTTGATAGGCTTTGTTCTCTCTTCTCAGAGCCTCCATTTGCTCGATGGCCTCCTCGTAGGCTGTCTTCAGTTTGAAGAGGTCCGTGGCCTGCTGGCGACACTCCTTCTGACACCCGTCCATCTCAGCAAGGATGTCATCGCATTTCTGACGCCAGTCCGAAAGCTGCTTCTCCAGCACACGCTGCTTCTTGTCCAGAGCTGCCGCAGAAGCGTTGGCCTGGAAAGCcgagcaaaacaaaacagacatgaAACATGTAAGACCTTGGCAGCACTTGAATAGGCATTATAATAGCTGTAGAGATGCTGTTGATTCCTGCTTTCAAACACTTGATCCTTTTAGTGGTTTCTCAAGAAACGACTTTAGGCCAATTTTTGCATCTTTACGTAAATACTGCATGTCAAGTAAGGACAAGAAATTCACCTAGAGTTGCTGATCTACTCACACTGTGAAAGGAGGAACCGAGGgtattaatttatattgaaaaataatgtgCAATGCAGTTCAGTGTGCCAGAACTAACTCGAAACCTTGAAATAATGGTCCAAACTGATTCATACTATAATCAACCAATCGATCGATCAATTTTGCAAAGTTGCCACAGAGAATGTGTCacagaataaaataacaatataacatagtaatgaatacaaatacacttCTTACTACATGTCAGCAAACTCAAAAGAATTTGGTATTCAATGAGGTTAACTTCAGGGATTGTTTGTTTAAGAAAGTGTACTCGAAGGACCTTTGAAAAAACAGTTCAGCTTGTTATCATGgtcaatagaaaaaataaaaatgttaggGGAATCAAATTATATTGCAATTTGAATAATTCATGCACTTAATGGAGGAATCCCTCAGGGAAGTTTGTCAGCTGAGATACCTAGCGGCAGGCTGGGAAATATGAAGTCTGCCCTTTTATGGTATGCAAATTTGCATGAGCGATGCCTTCTATATTTTGTAATCTTCCAGCTCTTCTTGTTGATTGATGAACAATATAGCATAACATAGCTAGTAATACATTTTGAGTGTCACTTTCGAAAATGTAACATTATTCCCTGCTCCCACCTTTTCTAAGTCAATGCAGAGGTCCTCAACATCTCCTTGCAGTCTCTGTTTAGTCTTCTCCAGGCTAGAGCACTTTGCCTGAGTGGCCTCAACTGCCTCTTCCGCCTCTTGTAATCGTGACGACAGCTTTTTCCTGAGACAAATACAGAGCAGAGCAAACAATATTGGACATCCCACAATAATGAAAGGGCCAGATCAATTTCAGATCAGTCCAATCAGCTAATAGGATCAAAAGCTTGCTTTAATACTACAGGGACAAGTATTTTTGTGTGGAGATATTGCCTAGTGTAgacacattttgtttaattttgaagAAGAACATAatgggaaaaaaatgtaaatcaatgtGCAGTACTTCTCAAGCTCCTGtacaatattaattattaaaggATAGATGTATTATCTGAAAGTAGcgtacaatatttaaaaagtaaaggtATGTGCCAAAAAGAAGAATTCGGAGTAAGATGTGACAtgtttcataaaataaatgtgtcttaACTGCAATAAATGAGAAGAACTCCATGATAGTGATGTCTATCCCCCAGCACACTTTCAAATCTTTCACTATGAATGAAGACCTACTTTGCATCCTCCAGCTCGTCAGTCCTCTGGATGGCGTCGGCCTCATAGCGTGTCCTCCAGTGAGTCACCTCGCTGTTGAGCTTGGACACCAGTCTCTGCAACTCTAGCTTActctcctgttcctcctccagCTGTTCCTTCAGCATCTCGCAGTCATGTTTCAGGCTGGATAGGTTGCTACTCAAGGCAGTCTTGACCTAAAAACAACCCACAAGTGCATAGATGTACATGCAGTTCATGCAGTTTGCAACTAAAAATATGCTGTGCGATAGCCACGATTTAAGGGCAGGGTCAAATTGGATGAATTTACCTTGATCTCCTCCTCCAGGTGTTTCTTAAGATCTTCACTTTGAGACGCCAACAGAGTCTTCGTCCTACTGCTTTGACTGGCTTTGTTTTCAGTGTCTTCCAGCTGTCGGCTCAGGTCATTGTTCTCAGCTTAAAAGAAGGATTTTACTTTATGTATCTGATATAGAACAAGAATTCTAGAAACACCATTCTGGCTGCACCTTTCACTAATGAATCCAGAGATTTGCATGTTAACTTGGCATGTGCACGTGTTCTGTGTTTCTGTATCTATTTTGTTTTAGCCTAAAGGGCCACAGGGTTCATTGTAAGCCAAGTATAAAAGCAATACTTCAGAGCACTCAATTGCAACCAGACACACCACACAAAATGATGCAACACCTATAAAATGAAGTCATCTTTGGTTGGAAACTAAGAGTAATATGGCCAAATGTCAGTGCTCATGCAGTACACCTTTGGTCTCTATTAGTAACTTGAAAGAAAACTTTTAGAGGCCACTGCAAGTCATTACATTTTGAGTGTCACTTCTTTAAATGTACCGCTTGAGGCTAGGTTTTCAACAGGATTTATTCCATAACATCATTTTCAATGTGGTGCATTGAAATCTGGCACTCACTAGAGCCAGGCACAGTTCCAACTGATGCCACGAGAGCTTCCTCGTATAGCCCTACAAGCTCCAATAAATCCAGATATTAACACACCCTGCCACTGACATTATGGATTTATAAGGTGGACTGGGTGATGGCTGGAATAAGGCAAGACATTACTTAACTGTGAGCTCATTTAGATATGAGACTTTGATAGGCAAAGTTGTCAGTAAGCTGTCTTTGTCAATAACTTTATTTTACCCTGTCATCTAAACCTGTTTCCTCAATTTGAtagatttttttgcttttgcttattcattaagttaaaatattttacaaagtCTCTAATGGTAAATATGCAAAAACCTATATGGATTAGTGGATAACACCTGCTGATCAGGTGAGATTTGTaatgttgcatttttatttacctATGAGACGGGTTTTAGAAACATTTAGCTCAGTCAATGCCTTTTGCAGTTCCTCATTCCTAGAGTTCGCCTCAGTGAGAAAGTCTTCCAACTTTCGTAGCTGGATGTCACTGGAAACCTGTGACGTTTCAGGAGTTTGGGGGGAAAAGTGGAGAAAATCTATTAATACTGAactcaacaaaatataacacgCATAGAATTTAGGCTGATATTTGAAGTCTTATGTTAATGAAATAATTTTATCTGAACCAAATACCATACCTTGGCTTTCTGCATGTTCTCTATAGTGGCAGTCAGATCGTCAATTTCCATCTTCATGTTCTGTTTGTCTTTCTCCAGCTTGGCGCGCACTCTTTGTAGACTCTCGTACTGCTCGGTCATATCCGCCACTATGTCGGCATGCTTCTTGCGCAGGGTCGAGGCCAGGGTCTCCGATTGCAGGGATGCCTCCTCCAGCTCCCGGCGCAGACGCAAGAGCTCGGCCTCTCGCTTCTTATTCATCTCCATCTGGGGGgacgacacacacacaggttagGGCAGCCGAGTTGCACAATAAGTCACTATATTGAGTGTGTTCATCAATACagcaacaaatatataatttttccaTCAGCATCTGCAatgtttcatttatatttaaagttcAAATATGAGTAACAAATACATCTGCAATCCATCATGGTGAATCCAAAATGAGGGAAATTTGTTTTTGATCTGAATGTGTCTGACGAGAGATAAACCTCTGTTGCGTTTGCAGTGCTTTCAAATCTGATTGATTATATTTTTTGGTTTGCTGTCACCAGGAAGccagaaataattaaaatgtcagcTCGTCTTACTAACAGGGTCAGATATGATAGTACATGATTTTCCCAAGGAAATTGTATTAAACTACTAAGAAAAACTTTCAAACAGAAGTTTAGTGCTAAAAATCACTATGTAATTtgagtgttgtgtttttttttctgagaaGCAAGACACATTAGTGGAGAtgctaaataaatacagctgcaAAAAACAATTTAGACAGTTTAGGGAGGGGCACATTATGACAGGTGATGTATCCATCCAATGTAAGAACAGCTGCAGGAGTCTGAGGAAATTAGAGAAACTGATCATGTCCCTCATTTCTTCCCACTGTGCTGGCTCATCAATACAATCTCTTGCAGCCATTCTTCGATTGGAAATGTGCAGCTGACTGTATTGATCAATACcccccttagcagaaaatacCATCAAAACtgtcaaatagttttttttttttttttgcaaaacagtaaattaaattaacttttctCTCTTTGGCTCTTCAGTACCTGGGAGGCCGTGGCCCCTC
Coding sequences within it:
- the LOC136750004 gene encoding putative uncharacterized protein MYH16 isoform X2; the encoded protein is MEKKVCVIETDFHQYRPTVTIRSKPLAHVKPLPQCQQAEMREKEELKKAIEQSDRLVSRVRELEEKNAGLCKEKNEVFIRLRAEKESLQETEQRCTQLVKAKRELESQVADLSDRLEEEESCTAELASQKYRLESECNSLKKDIEELEGTLTAVEKEKQSAEINVRALSGELSQRDETVGKLQKEKEHLVELSQQALEDLQTEEEKVNLLTKDKAKLQVQTEELEYLLEQERKHRSDLEKAKRKLEGDSKMTIENLNQMEKLKTDLEEVIKKKDLEINATNTKLEEEEALNLNVQKKNKELQVRIEELEEELEAERAIRSKVEKQRSDLTRELDDLTDRLEEAGGATASQMEMNKKREAELLRLRRELEEASLQSETLASTLRKKHADIVADMTEQYESLQRVRAKLEKDKQNMKMEIDDLTATIENMQKAKVSSDIQLRKLEDFLTEANSRNEELQKALTELNVSKTRLIAENNDLSRQLEDTENKASQSSRTKTLLASQSEDLKKHLEEEIKVKTALSSNLSSLKHDCEMLKEQLEEEQESKLELQRLVSKLNSEVTHWRTRYEADAIQRTDELEDAKKKLSSRLQEAEEAVEATQAKCSSLEKTKQRLQGDVEDLCIDLEKANASAAALDKKQRVLEKQLSDWRQKCDDILAEMDGCQKECRQQATDLFKLKTAYEEAIEQMEALRRENKAYQEEITDLSDQLGEGGKSVHELQKSKKKLEMEKEELQASLEESEAALEAEETKVVRLQMELSQAKSDLDRRLQEKEEEAEASRKSHQRALESLQASLDTEVKGRTEAVRMKKKLEGDINELEIQLDLVTKNNGELLKTIKKMQQQIKDMQAQMEDESRQQEELREQHSLVERRCNLLATEVEESRTGLDATERARKILEQELIEMTEKYNEMNSQFQCVTSLKRKLEADLQQFTTEHEELHGEVRAAEEKAKKTTIEFTRVAEELRHEQEHTVHLERVRKGLEGQVKDMTVRLDEAEQLALKGGKKIIQKLEGRVKELELELDGEQKRHTETVKTLRKNERRLKELVFQSEEDQKNQQRMQELVERLQNKMKAYKRQVEEAEEQANMNLAKYRKTVHELDDAEERADIAEAALTKIRTKNRASFGKGYSSGYSTPFAGIVRSPSSAGSEGRAEKIINDDDTTSLIPAYLNSLKKLMID
- the LOC136750004 gene encoding putative uncharacterized protein MYH16 isoform X4 — encoded protein: MEKKVCVIETDFHQYRPTVTIRSKPLAHEKESLQETEQRCTQLVKAKRELESQVADLSDRLEEEESCTAELASQKYRLESECNSLKKDIEELEGTLTAVEKEKQSAEINVRALSGELSQRDETVGKLQKEKEHLVELSQESALLESDKGIPHEADPCAEQALEDLQTEEEKVNLLTKDKAKLQVQTEELEYLLEQERKHRSDLEKAKRKLEGDSKMTIENLNQMEKLKTDLEEVIKKKDLEINATNTKLEEEEALNLNVQKKNKELQVRIEELEEELEAERAIRSKVEKQRSDLTRELDDLTDRLEEAGGATASQMEMNKKREAELLRLRRELEEASLQSETLASTLRKKHADIVADMTEQYESLQRVRAKLEKDKQNMKMEIDDLTATIENMQKAKVSSDIQLRKLEDFLTEANSRNEELQKALTELNVSKTRLIAENNDLSRQLEDTENKASQSSRTKTLLASQSEDLKKHLEEEIKVKTALSSNLSSLKHDCEMLKEQLEEEQESKLELQRLVSKLNSEVTHWRTRYEADAIQRTDELEDAKKKLSSRLQEAEEAVEATQAKCSSLEKTKQRLQGDVEDLCIDLEKANASAAALDKKQRVLEKQLSDWRQKCDDILAEMDGCQKECRQQATDLFKLKTAYEEAIEQMEALRRENKAYQEEITDLSDQLGEGGKSVHELQKSKKKLEMEKEELQASLEESEAALEAEETKVVRLQMELSQAKSDLDRRLQEKEEEAEASRKSHQRALESLQASLDTEVKGRTEAVRMKKKLEGDINELEIQLDLVTKNNGELLKTIKKMQQQIKDMQAQMEDESRQQEELREQHSLVERRCNLLATEVEESRTGLDATERARKILEQELIEMTEKYNEMNSQFQCVTSLKRKLEADLQQFTTEHEELHGEVRAAEEKAKKTTIEFTRVAEELRHEQEHTVHLERVRKGLEGQVKDMTVRLDEAEQLALKGGKKIIQKLEGRVKELELELDGEQKRHTETVKTLRKNERRLKELVFQSEEDQKNQQRMQELVERLQNKMKAYKRQVEEAEEQANMNLAKYRKTVHELDDAEERADIAEAALTKIRTKNRASFGKGYSSGYSTPFAGIVRSPSSAGSEGRAEKIINDDDTTSLIPAYLNSLKKLMID
- the LOC136750004 gene encoding putative uncharacterized protein MYH16 isoform X3, coding for MSAMSRLLRLRRSRSLSDGSEEADGQNADPEPEDLDWDNFSMTLEERLAAEKESLQETEQRCTQLVKAKRELESQVADLSDRLEEEESCTAELASQKYRLESECNSLKKDIEELEGTLTAVEKEKQSAEINVRALSGELSQRDETVGKLQKEKEHLVELSQESALLESDKGIPHEADPCAEQALEDLQTEEEKVNLLTKDKAKLQVQTEELEYLLEQERKHRSDLEKAKRKLEGDSKMTIENLNQMEKLKTDLEEVIKKKDLEINATNTKLEEEEALNLNVQKKNKELQVRIEELEEELEAERAIRSKVEKQRSDLTRELDDLTDRLEEAGGATASQMEMNKKREAELLRLRRELEEASLQSETLASTLRKKHADIVADMTEQYESLQRVRAKLEKDKQNMKMEIDDLTATIENMQKAKVSSDIQLRKLEDFLTEANSRNEELQKALTELNVSKTRLIAENNDLSRQLEDTENKASQSSRTKTLLASQSEDLKKHLEEEIKVKTALSSNLSSLKHDCEMLKEQLEEEQESKLELQRLVSKLNSEVTHWRTRYEADAIQRTDELEDAKKKLSSRLQEAEEAVEATQAKCSSLEKTKQRLQGDVEDLCIDLEKANASAAALDKKQRVLEKQLSDWRQKCDDILAEMDGCQKECRQQATDLFKLKTAYEEAIEQMEALRRENKAYQEEITDLSDQLGEGGKSVHELQKSKKKLEMEKEELQASLEESEAALEAEETKVVRLQMELSQAKSDLDRRLQEKEEEAEASRKSHQRALESLQASLDTEVKGRTEAVRMKKKLEGDINELEIQLDLVTKNNGELLKTIKKMQQQIKDMQAQMEDESRQQEELREQHSLVERRCNLLATEVEESRTGLDATERARKILEQELIEMTEKYNEMNSQFQCVTSLKRKLEADLQQFTTEHEELHGEVRAAEEKAKKTTIEFTRVAEELRHEQEHTVHLERVRKGLEGQVKDMTVRLDEAEQLALKGGKKIIQKLEGRVKELELELDGEQKRHTETVKTLRKNERRLKELVFQSEEDQKNQQRMQELVERLQNKMKAYKRQVEEAEEQANMNLAKYRKTVHELDDAEERADIAEAALTKIRTKNRASFGKGYSSGYSTPFAGIVRSPSSAGSEGRAEKIINDDDTTSLIPAYLNSLKKLMID